From a region of the Zingiber officinale cultivar Zhangliang chromosome 4B, Zo_v1.1, whole genome shotgun sequence genome:
- the LOC121978484 gene encoding GDSL esterase/lipase ACHE-like, protein MASSCLQWLLLVQAFLTVAASSDSCHFPAIFNFGDSNSDTGGLSAAFGAAPPPYGESFFGKPVGRYSDGRLIVDFIASSLGLPFLSAYLNSIGTNFSHGANFATAGSTIRQPYATLSQSGFSPISMDVQTWEFSQFKSRSQALIQQGLFKDQLPKEEYFSQALYTIDIGQNDLTESYFRNWTTDEVKSAIPDILNKFVLAIQSIYSEGGRYFWIHNTGPFGCLPYVLDRLTLKAPEVDRFGCGAPFNYVAQLFNQKLNQTLSRLRKDLPLGVFTYVDIFSVKRELLSHPHQHGFELPLVACCGHGGKYNYNMNIGCGSTVTRNGKEVIVGKACQNPSKRIIWDGVHYTDAANKWIFQQIVDGKFSDPPVSLRLACKTKA, encoded by the exons atgGCTTCTAGCTGCCTCCAATGGCTCCTTCTTGTCCAAGCCTTTCTCACTGTAGCCGCCTCCTCTGATTCTTGTCACTTCCCAGCCATTTTTAACTTCGGCGACTCCAACTCTGACACTGGAGGGCTATCAGCCGCCTTCGGGGCAGCCCCACCACCCTACGGCGAGTCCTTTTTTGGCAAGCCGGTCGGTCGGTACTCTGACGGCCGTCTCATTGTCGACTTCATAG CAAGTAGCTTGGGCCTCCCGTTCCTCAGCGCTTATCTCAACTCTATTGGCACCAACTTCTCTCACGGTGCAAACTTTGCCACGGCCGGGTCAACGATCAGGCAACCTTATGCCACACTAAGTCAATCTGGCTTCAGCCCCATATCCATGGATGTCCAGACTTGGGAGTTCTCCCAGTTCAAGTCTCGCTCCCAAGCACTCATACAACAAG GATTGTTCAAGGATCAACTGCCGAAGGAAGAGTACTTCTCTCAAGCCCTATACACGATCGACATTGGCCAGAACGACCTCACGGAGAGTTATTTTAGAAACTGGACCACCGACGAAGTCAAATCAGCCATTCCTGATATCTTGAATAAGTTTGTTCTCGCCATTCAG AGTATTTATTCGGAGGGAGGGAGGTACTTTTGGATTCATAACACTGGGCCTTTTGGCTGCCTCCCTTATGTTTTAGACCGACTCACCCTTAAAGCGCCAGAGGTGGACCGTTTTGGCTGTGGGGCTCCCTTCAACTACGTAGCCCAGCTGTTCAACCAAAAGCTAAATCAGACTTTGAGTCGACTGAGAAAGGATCTCCCACTCGGTGTCTTCACCTACGTGGATATTTTCTCAGTCAAGCGCGAGCTCCTAAGCCATCCGCACCAGCATG gaTTTGAGTTGCCACTTGTAGCATGTTGTGGGCATGGAGGAAAGTacaactacaatatgaatatagGATGCGGATCGACAGTGACAAGAAATGGAAAAGAGGTGATTGTTGGGAAGGCATGCCAAAATCCATCGAAGAGGATCATTTGGGATGGAGTTCACTACACTGACGCCGCCAACAAATGGATCTTTCAACAAATTGTGGATGGAAAATTCTCGGATCCACCGGTTTCTCTACGGTTGGCTTGCAAAACGAAGGCATAA